A single region of the Myxococcales bacterium genome encodes:
- a CDS encoding leucine--tRNA ligase: MEDAYHADDIEKKWQRRWAEQNVFSAENDRDRKAYIVEMLPYPSGRIHMGHVRNYSIGDAIARFTRMRGQNVLHPMGWDAFGMPAENAAIAHHRHPRDWTLQNIAQMRAQMQRLGFGYDWEREFATCDPEYYRHEQEMFLRMLEAGLAYRKNALANWCESCQTVLANEQVEDGLCWRCSSPVSQRELAQWFLRTTHYAQELLDGLDELAGRWPDKVLNAQRNWIGRSIGAEVKFKLQNPVDGITEVAVFTTRADTLYGVTFLSLAAEHPLALRLAQGTETAERVAAYVHKLQHEHKAQRSVDDTHKEGIFTGRYAVHPLSGDLIPIWIANFVLMDYGTGAVMAVPAHDQRDLDFARTYDLPIRQVIAPPAHARSDEAYTGPGIMINSAGFDGTPSETGKTRITELLEMRELGRSTVSYRLRDWLISRQRYWGTPIPVIHCDRDGVVPVPLGDLPVTLPLDVTITQQGGSPLALHPSFVQVQCPKCQQPARRETDTFDTFVESSWYLHRYTTPHYADGPVDPIIAKAWLPVDLYIGGDEHAVMHLMYARFWHRVMIDLGYLPASTPREFAKRLLTQGMVCHEVYFSNDTDVHRAKTYHYPSETELRDGVRVLKDDGRPVEVGPVIKMSKSKNNLIDPDELVAKYGADTARLFVLFAAPPEGQVDWNDAGVEGMHRFLKRIWRYVYTNHDNLMHSRSQEETTPAAAALRRIIHQTIMRVTHDIAERLQLNTAVAAQMEMLNALLAFKPQTDADWAVAQEGIDVLLRLLAPFAPHVAEELHAVLGGKNLIATRQWPVADEAALQQDHVEVPIQINGKVRARIRVAIGATENEVRAAALKEPRVAEHLHDKQILKALYVPGRILTLVVREAR; the protein is encoded by the coding sequence ATGGAAGATGCCTACCACGCAGACGATATTGAAAAAAAGTGGCAGAGGCGTTGGGCAGAGCAGAATGTTTTCTCCGCCGAGAATGATAGAGACCGTAAGGCCTATATCGTAGAGATGTTGCCCTACCCCTCGGGGCGCATTCACATGGGACATGTGCGCAACTACTCGATCGGGGATGCCATCGCGCGCTTTACCCGCATGCGGGGGCAGAACGTCCTTCATCCCATGGGATGGGACGCTTTTGGAATGCCGGCCGAAAATGCGGCCATCGCCCATCATCGGCATCCTCGTGACTGGACACTCCAAAACATAGCGCAAATGCGTGCGCAAATGCAGCGGCTGGGCTTTGGTTACGACTGGGAGCGAGAGTTCGCCACGTGCGATCCTGAGTACTATCGTCACGAACAAGAGATGTTCTTGCGCATGCTGGAGGCCGGGCTTGCGTATCGAAAAAATGCACTCGCTAACTGGTGCGAGAGCTGCCAAACCGTGCTGGCGAACGAACAAGTTGAAGACGGACTTTGTTGGCGTTGTTCCAGTCCCGTCAGCCAGCGCGAACTTGCCCAGTGGTTCCTTCGGACCACACATTACGCTCAGGAATTGTTGGATGGCCTCGATGAACTGGCGGGCCGCTGGCCCGACAAGGTGCTGAATGCACAACGGAACTGGATCGGTCGTAGCATCGGCGCCGAGGTCAAGTTTAAGCTTCAGAACCCCGTTGATGGGATCACCGAAGTTGCGGTATTCACCACACGCGCAGACACTCTTTATGGCGTAACCTTTCTCTCGCTCGCGGCCGAGCATCCATTGGCGCTCAGACTAGCTCAAGGAACTGAAACGGCTGAGCGCGTCGCCGCCTATGTTCACAAGCTCCAGCATGAGCATAAGGCGCAGCGCAGTGTGGACGACACCCATAAAGAGGGAATTTTTACCGGGCGTTACGCGGTTCACCCTCTCTCTGGCGATCTGATCCCGATTTGGATCGCCAATTTCGTGTTGATGGATTACGGGACCGGCGCGGTGATGGCGGTGCCTGCTCACGACCAGCGCGATCTCGACTTTGCGCGTACGTACGACTTACCCATACGGCAAGTTATCGCCCCGCCAGCTCACGCGCGCTCAGACGAGGCGTATACGGGGCCCGGCATCATGATCAATAGTGCGGGATTCGACGGTACGCCGAGCGAAACGGGTAAGACACGCATAACAGAGTTGCTTGAGATGCGAGAGCTCGGCAGATCCACCGTCAGCTATCGTTTGCGAGATTGGTTGATTTCGAGGCAGCGTTATTGGGGCACACCCATTCCGGTGATTCATTGCGACCGGGATGGCGTAGTGCCGGTACCTCTGGGCGATCTTCCGGTGACGCTGCCGCTGGACGTCACCATCACGCAACAGGGTGGCTCCCCTTTGGCGTTGCATCCTTCGTTTGTACAAGTTCAGTGCCCGAAGTGTCAGCAGCCTGCACGTAGGGAAACTGATACGTTCGACACGTTCGTCGAATCCAGTTGGTATCTACACCGTTACACAACACCCCATTATGCGGATGGTCCTGTCGATCCCATCATCGCAAAAGCATGGCTACCCGTTGATCTATATATTGGCGGTGATGAGCACGCGGTCATGCACCTGATGTATGCCCGGTTTTGGCACCGAGTCATGATAGATTTGGGCTATTTACCCGCTTCGACTCCCCGGGAATTCGCCAAACGCTTGCTCACCCAGGGGATGGTCTGCCACGAGGTGTACTTCAGCAACGACACAGACGTTCACCGTGCTAAAACATACCATTATCCCAGCGAGACCGAACTCCGCGACGGGGTGCGTGTGTTGAAGGATGACGGACGGCCAGTGGAGGTAGGGCCTGTCATCAAGATGAGTAAGTCAAAAAACAATCTCATCGATCCAGATGAGCTGGTTGCCAAATACGGTGCGGATACCGCGCGACTGTTCGTGTTGTTTGCGGCTCCGCCTGAAGGGCAAGTCGATTGGAACGATGCAGGGGTTGAGGGGATGCACCGTTTTTTAAAGCGCATCTGGCGCTACGTGTATACAAATCATGACAATCTGATGCACTCCCGATCCCAGGAAGAGACCACCCCCGCTGCTGCGGCACTCCGCCGCATCATTCACCAGACTATTATGCGAGTAACTCACGACATTGCAGAACGGCTTCAGCTCAATACAGCGGTCGCCGCACAGATGGAAATGCTCAATGCTCTTTTGGCGTTCAAGCCTCAAACCGATGCGGACTGGGCTGTGGCTCAAGAAGGGATCGATGTGCTTTTACGGCTCTTGGCCCCTTTTGCGCCTCATGTTGCCGAAGAGCTTCACGCTGTCTTGGGCGGAAAGAACTTGATCGCCACCCGCCAGTGGCCCGTGGCGGATGAGGCGGCTCTGCAGCAAGACCATGTCGAAGTGCCCATCCAGATAAACGGCAAAGTTCGCGCCCGAATTAGGGTCGCTATCGGCGCTACGGAAAACGAGGTGAGGGCAGCAGCACTTAAGGAACCACGCGTTGCCGAGCATCTGCACGACAAACAGATTCTAAAAGCTCTGTACGTGCCAGGACGAATATTGACGCTTGTCGTACGCGAAGCCCGCTAA
- a CDS encoding 4a-hydroxytetrahydrobiopterin dehydratase: MPDVLSSKHCVPCMGGVQALSAEQCAYLLRELGGEWQLVDGHHLSKTFAFENFIQALDFVNRVGELAESEGHHPDILLSWGKVRLDIWTHKIDGLTESDFILAAKSDQLREPANS, encoded by the coding sequence ATGCCCGATGTGCTCAGTAGCAAGCATTGTGTTCCGTGCATGGGAGGGGTTCAAGCACTATCAGCCGAACAGTGTGCATACTTGCTGCGTGAACTTGGAGGAGAATGGCAGCTAGTCGATGGGCACCACTTGAGCAAGACGTTCGCTTTCGAAAACTTTATACAAGCTCTCGACTTCGTAAATCGCGTAGGCGAGCTTGCGGAGAGTGAGGGACACCACCCTGATATCTTGCTCAGCTGGGGGAAAGTTCGGCTTGATATTTGGACGCATAAGATCGATGGATTGACCGAAAGCGATTTTATTCTCGCGGCCAAATCGGACCAACTCCGAGAGCCAGCAAACTCCTAA
- a CDS encoding LysM peptidoglycan-binding domain-containing protein produces the protein MFSVPRVCFLLMLLCACENAGQKKKVPAEAGPTSQPTAPQEVVHEVQAGETLWDIARSYDVRIADLLHINQLGPQDQNLVRIGQRLRIPGAKHTVTVETAEDRQKARDAERGKLPVIHDGAYHFLAPGESLWSLARLYDVPLDTIMARNKLSDEAAAELRPNDPIVIPGIRANQVRQTETAIKTGFLHTIEPGETVWDLANRYHIAVAEIMAANNFKEAQVIALKPSDQVWIPGVSKDKKGRIQTPPTKRQRGVTAGAKRMGLGTKQAAGRILRGAIQPQWIRAAGGTGRLPGTLKWPVTKGWFVRGFGSGEGGYHLAIDIMGKIGWNVRAAAPGIVAYAGDEVRGYGNMVLVIHPGGWATMYAHNSVNFVVAGERVNRGAVLAEVGSTGISRGPHVHFELIFRGQNCDPLPLFRPGVRHRHKDGSTHQATWSNPAKRPKAVSCAPRRRHPHSRWVTEEDPGAGTEAVP, from the coding sequence ATGTTTTCTGTGCCAAGAGTATGCTTTTTGCTGATGCTTCTGTGTGCGTGTGAGAACGCGGGGCAGAAAAAAAAGGTCCCCGCTGAAGCCGGCCCCACTTCACAGCCCACCGCCCCTCAAGAAGTCGTCCACGAAGTTCAGGCGGGGGAAACCTTATGGGATATCGCTAGGAGCTATGATGTGCGCATTGCTGACCTCCTTCACATCAACCAACTGGGTCCTCAAGATCAAAACCTGGTGCGCATTGGTCAGAGGTTGCGCATCCCGGGAGCAAAGCACACAGTAACAGTTGAAACGGCCGAAGACAGACAAAAAGCCCGCGATGCGGAGCGCGGGAAGCTGCCCGTCATTCATGATGGCGCATACCATTTTTTGGCCCCGGGCGAATCGCTTTGGAGCTTGGCGCGGCTTTACGATGTGCCGCTCGATACCATCATGGCGCGCAACAAACTGAGCGATGAAGCTGCAGCCGAGCTAAGACCAAACGATCCGATTGTGATCCCCGGCATTCGAGCCAACCAAGTCCGACAGACCGAAACGGCTATAAAAACGGGTTTTCTGCACACCATCGAGCCAGGTGAAACGGTTTGGGATTTGGCGAATCGGTACCATATTGCCGTGGCCGAAATCATGGCCGCGAATAACTTCAAAGAGGCGCAAGTGATAGCGCTCAAGCCCAGCGATCAGGTGTGGATCCCTGGGGTTTCCAAGGACAAGAAGGGCCGGATCCAAACGCCGCCCACCAAGCGACAACGTGGCGTGACCGCCGGTGCAAAGCGCATGGGACTCGGGACCAAACAAGCTGCAGGGCGCATTCTGCGGGGAGCCATTCAACCTCAATGGATACGTGCCGCCGGTGGCACTGGCAGATTGCCGGGCACACTTAAGTGGCCGGTCACTAAGGGATGGTTTGTTCGTGGTTTTGGCTCGGGCGAGGGGGGATACCATTTGGCGATAGACATCATGGGGAAAATTGGATGGAACGTACGCGCGGCGGCTCCAGGAATCGTGGCTTATGCGGGCGATGAGGTCAGAGGCTATGGAAACATGGTGCTCGTGATACATCCCGGTGGATGGGCCACCATGTACGCGCACAATTCCGTGAACTTTGTTGTGGCCGGAGAACGAGTCAATCGCGGCGCTGTACTGGCAGAAGTGGGAAGTACCGGCATCAGTCGTGGACCCCACGTGCATTTCGAGCTGATCTTCCGGGGCCAGAATTGTGATCCCTTGCCCTTGTTTCGTCCCGGGGTGCGTCATCGTCACAAGGACGGAAGCACACACCAAGCCACATGGAGCAATCCAGCTAAGCGCCCGAAGGCGGTTAGCTGTGCTCCGCGACGACGCCACCCGCATTCACGGTGGGTCACGGAAGAGGATCCCGGGGCGGGCACCGAAGCTGTCCCATGA
- the aepY gene encoding phosphonopyruvate decarboxylase, with protein MLEPKDVLDTLTQSGVEFFSGVPDSLLKSFCAYVTDNTSAKQHVITANEGGALALAAGSYLATGKLGLVYMQNSGLGNAVNPLTSLADPEVYGIPMLLMVGWRGEPDSKDEPQHVKMGKVTLELLSALGVQHAILPDDWAVAKPLLSFAVEQAKSNNAPFALVVPKDTFANYALQTKSQASPYEMSREQALGIVLEHIEPNALVVCTTGMPSRELFEWRERRGEAHASDFLTVGCMGHASQIALGVALQQPERPVYCIDGDGAVIMHMGALSTIGALAPNNFRHVVLNNAAHDSVGGQPTVGFAVDFAAIARGCGYNGAVRADNDTDLRSHLQALTSGGGPVLVEIRIHKGARPDLGRPTESPAALKRSVMHYLA; from the coding sequence ATGCTTGAGCCAAAAGATGTTTTAGACACACTGACTCAGTCGGGGGTGGAATTTTTTTCTGGGGTACCGGATTCCCTGCTTAAGTCGTTTTGTGCATATGTGACGGACAATACGAGCGCCAAACAACACGTTATCACGGCAAATGAAGGCGGCGCTTTAGCATTAGCTGCCGGTTCCTATCTTGCTACGGGAAAACTGGGATTGGTGTACATGCAAAACTCCGGGCTTGGCAATGCGGTCAATCCCTTGACATCGCTTGCGGATCCGGAGGTGTACGGCATCCCAATGTTGCTGATGGTCGGTTGGAGGGGCGAGCCGGACTCGAAGGATGAACCACAGCATGTGAAAATGGGCAAAGTCACGCTCGAACTGCTGTCTGCTTTAGGGGTCCAGCACGCGATACTACCGGACGACTGGGCGGTGGCGAAGCCCTTGTTGAGCTTCGCGGTGGAGCAAGCCAAGTCTAACAATGCTCCCTTTGCGCTGGTTGTTCCCAAAGACACGTTTGCAAACTACGCGTTGCAGACCAAGTCGCAGGCGAGTCCGTATGAGATGAGTCGCGAGCAAGCTTTGGGGATCGTATTAGAGCATATCGAACCGAACGCACTCGTGGTGTGTACGACGGGTATGCCATCGCGCGAACTCTTTGAGTGGCGCGAACGCCGAGGAGAAGCCCATGCGTCTGACTTTTTAACGGTGGGATGTATGGGACATGCATCCCAAATCGCGTTGGGTGTAGCGCTTCAGCAACCGGAGAGGCCCGTGTACTGTATCGATGGCGATGGCGCTGTGATTATGCATATGGGTGCGCTGAGCACGATCGGTGCACTTGCGCCGAATAATTTTCGACACGTGGTACTCAACAATGCTGCACATGACAGCGTCGGCGGGCAGCCCACCGTGGGCTTTGCGGTAGATTTCGCAGCGATTGCACGCGGCTGTGGCTATAACGGAGCGGTTCGAGCTGACAATGACACAGACTTACGTAGCCATCTTCAGGCGCTGACGTCTGGCGGCGGGCCAGTGTTGGTGGAAATACGCATCCATAAGGGCGCAAGACCGGATTTGGGGCGCCCGACCGAGAGCCCCGCGGCTCTCAAACGATCCGTAATGCATTACCTGGCGTAG
- a CDS encoding sodium-translocating pyrophosphatase → MLSVLAQIGGHSIASYAAAQDSPLDSASHHGGEANLILPDLRLVEFFGLSGRQLLLVGMVVCLFGLLFGGVVFAQLKRLRVHRAMEEVSELIYATCKTYLVTQGKFILLLEVFIGLVIVVYFGALMDFAAAKVTIILLFSMVGIAGSYAVAWFGIRINTFANSRTAFASLEGKPYPVYAIPLKAGMSIGMLLISVELIIMLGILLFVPGDYAGPCFIGFAIGESLGASALRIAGGIFTKIADIGSDLMKIEFKIKEDDARNPGVIADCTGDNAGDSVGPSADGFETYGVTGVALISFVLLAVTDDAVQVKLLVWLFSIRVMMIIASGFSYIFNETVQRRRYKDVAHMDFEIPLTWLVWLTSLISVAMTFAASYLLIPELGDGSLWWKLSLIISCGTLAGAIIPELVKVFTSTSSMHVKEVVTSSQEGGASLNVLSGMTAGNFSAFWIGMSIMALMGIAYGVSTLGMDDLMAASPVFAFGLVAFGFLGMGPVTIAVDSYGPVTDNAQSIYELSLIETLPDIGAEIHRDFGMVVDFEKAKRLLEENDGAGNTFKATAKPVLIGTAVVGATTLIFSIIVVLTDGLSHNLEKLSLLHPPFLLGLLAGGAIIYWFTGATTQAVTTGAYRAVKFIKSTLKLDGANKASVEDSKKVVEICTQYAQKGMLNIFLTVFFITLAYACMEPYFFIGYLISLALFGLFQALFLANAGGAWDNAKKLVEVELNQKGTPLHDAMVVGDTVGDPFKDTSSVAMNPIIKFTTLFGLLAVELALQLDRSVSVLLAAVFFALALLFIWRSFYAMRIVDETPR, encoded by the coding sequence ATGCTAAGCGTGCTGGCCCAGATAGGAGGGCACAGTATCGCCAGCTACGCGGCCGCGCAAGACAGTCCGCTTGACTCGGCCTCTCATCACGGAGGGGAAGCCAATCTCATTCTGCCCGACTTAAGGCTTGTGGAATTTTTTGGATTGAGTGGCCGGCAGCTTTTGCTTGTCGGCATGGTCGTATGCCTTTTTGGCCTTTTGTTTGGGGGCGTAGTCTTCGCACAACTAAAAAGACTACGAGTGCATCGTGCCATGGAAGAAGTGTCCGAGCTTATCTATGCGACATGCAAAACCTATCTAGTTACTCAAGGTAAGTTCATTTTGTTATTGGAGGTCTTTATTGGCCTTGTCATAGTCGTGTACTTCGGCGCGTTGATGGACTTTGCGGCAGCAAAGGTCACGATTATTCTGCTGTTTAGCATGGTGGGAATCGCGGGCAGTTATGCTGTGGCGTGGTTTGGCATACGAATCAACACCTTTGCCAATTCTCGCACAGCATTTGCAAGCCTAGAGGGCAAGCCCTATCCGGTTTACGCCATTCCACTTAAAGCGGGGATGAGCATTGGCATGCTCCTCATCAGTGTTGAGCTCATTATTATGCTCGGTATTCTTCTTTTCGTACCGGGTGACTACGCAGGACCCTGTTTTATAGGGTTTGCGATCGGTGAGTCGCTGGGTGCCTCCGCGCTGAGAATCGCGGGCGGGATTTTTACCAAGATCGCCGATATCGGCTCCGACCTCATGAAAATTGAATTTAAGATTAAGGAAGACGATGCCCGCAATCCCGGTGTCATCGCCGACTGCACAGGCGACAATGCCGGCGATTCAGTGGGACCGAGCGCAGATGGCTTTGAAACGTATGGTGTGACCGGCGTCGCGCTCATCTCGTTTGTATTGCTGGCGGTGACCGATGACGCGGTTCAGGTGAAACTCCTGGTATGGCTGTTTTCCATTCGCGTGATGATGATCATCGCAAGCGGGTTCTCCTATATATTTAACGAAACAGTGCAACGGAGACGTTACAAAGACGTGGCTCATATGGACTTCGAGATTCCGTTGACATGGCTGGTATGGCTTACCTCCCTAATCTCCGTGGCGATGACATTTGCCGCGTCGTATTTGCTCATTCCAGAATTGGGGGATGGTTCCTTGTGGTGGAAGCTTTCGCTGATTATCAGCTGCGGCACTCTTGCGGGTGCTATTATTCCGGAGCTGGTCAAAGTGTTCACGTCGACCTCGTCCATGCATGTGAAAGAGGTCGTCACTTCGTCTCAGGAAGGCGGTGCCTCGCTCAACGTGCTCTCCGGGATGACGGCGGGCAACTTTAGTGCATTCTGGATTGGCATGAGCATCATGGCCCTCATGGGAATCGCCTATGGGGTGAGCACACTTGGAATGGACGATCTTATGGCGGCCTCGCCTGTTTTTGCATTTGGCTTGGTGGCGTTCGGTTTTTTAGGAATGGGCCCGGTTACCATCGCTGTGGACTCGTACGGGCCTGTGACTGATAATGCGCAGTCAATCTATGAGCTTTCGTTGATCGAAACGCTTCCAGACATCGGTGCAGAAATCCACCGAGATTTTGGAATGGTGGTGGACTTCGAGAAAGCCAAACGTCTGCTTGAAGAAAACGATGGCGCTGGCAACACTTTTAAAGCCACCGCAAAACCCGTGTTGATAGGCACGGCCGTCGTGGGCGCGACCACACTGATTTTCTCTATTATTGTCGTGTTAACCGACGGACTTAGCCATAATCTCGAGAAACTCTCGCTGCTCCATCCACCGTTTTTGCTCGGGCTTTTAGCAGGAGGCGCGATCATTTATTGGTTTACCGGCGCTACAACGCAAGCTGTCACTACGGGAGCATACCGAGCCGTAAAGTTCATCAAGTCGACTTTGAAACTGGATGGTGCGAACAAAGCATCGGTTGAAGACAGCAAGAAGGTTGTCGAGATTTGCACACAGTATGCGCAAAAGGGCATGTTGAATATCTTCTTGACGGTGTTTTTCATCACGCTTGCATATGCATGTATGGAACCGTATTTTTTCATTGGATACCTCATATCGCTCGCTCTGTTTGGTCTCTTTCAAGCGTTGTTTTTAGCGAATGCCGGGGGCGCGTGGGACAATGCAAAAAAGCTCGTTGAAGTAGAGCTTAATCAGAAAGGAACGCCCCTTCATGATGCGATGGTGGTGGGCGATACAGTAGGAGATCCATTCAAAGACACTTCGTCTGTAGCCATGAACCCTATCATAAAGTTTACAACCTTGTTTGGGCTGTTGGCGGTTGAGCTTGCCTTGCAACTTGATAGATCAGTCAGCGTTCTGTTGGCTGCCGTGTTCTTCGCATTGGCGTTATTGTTTATCTGGCGTTCGTTCTATGCCATGCGGATCGTAGACGAGACGCCTCGATAG